In Hyphomicrobiales bacterium, a single window of DNA contains:
- a CDS encoding EAL domain-containing protein, translating into MSAHLSGAGRKFALGIVDLDGFKAVNDLYGHATGDALLVEASRRMSDIAGTDIVFARLGGDEFGIIAGESVDLVAFGRTLCEILRQPYELDDVTAEVTSSCGFAEFGTESPSTHDLFENADYALYQAKDKAGGHTVVFSADHRANLRRVHQIDQALRNADLDGELALVYQPVINTKTGHVVTVEALARWRNASLGSIGPAQFIAAAEKSSLINRVTLVLLRKLLNDLRLWPENMTASFNLSARTLASPDSMTQMLGHIQRSGIQPHRLEFEVTETALMIDFEAAQRSLLMLRNLGARIALDDFGTGYSSLSHVHQLPLDKIKIDRKFVGDMSKSPKAASVVKTVIDLCDNLGMVCVAEGVETQDQADQLARKGCILAQGFLYGRPVAARDVTELLQRPVMAVELPVHG; encoded by the coding sequence GTGTCGGCCCACCTGTCTGGAGCAGGCCGCAAGTTCGCGCTCGGAATCGTGGACCTCGATGGCTTCAAGGCCGTCAACGATTTGTATGGCCACGCCACCGGTGACGCGCTTCTGGTGGAAGCAAGCCGCCGCATGTCGGACATTGCCGGCACGGATATTGTCTTCGCCCGCCTCGGTGGTGACGAATTCGGCATCATTGCAGGCGAGAGCGTGGACCTCGTCGCTTTTGGCCGCACACTCTGCGAAATCCTCCGCCAGCCCTACGAACTGGATGATGTCACGGCGGAAGTCACATCCTCCTGCGGCTTCGCGGAATTCGGCACCGAGAGCCCCTCGACCCACGACCTCTTCGAAAACGCCGATTACGCTCTCTATCAGGCGAAGGACAAGGCGGGCGGTCACACCGTCGTCTTCTCCGCCGACCACCGCGCCAATCTCCGCCGCGTCCATCAGATTGACCAGGCGCTCCGCAATGCCGATCTCGATGGTGAACTGGCCCTCGTGTACCAGCCCGTCATCAACACCAAGACCGGCCATGTCGTGACTGTGGAAGCGTTGGCCCGCTGGCGCAATGCCAGCCTCGGCAGCATCGGCCCGGCGCAGTTCATCGCAGCCGCCGAGAAGAGCTCGCTCATCAACCGCGTTACCCTGGTGCTGCTTCGCAAGCTCCTGAACGATCTACGCCTGTGGCCCGAGAATATGACGGCCTCGTTCAACCTCTCGGCCCGCACGCTGGCCTCGCCCGATTCCATGACCCAGATGCTGGGCCACATCCAGCGCAGCGGCATCCAGCCGCATCGCCTGGAATTCGAAGTCACTGAAACGGCCTTGATGATCGACTTCGAAGCGGCCCAGCGTTCACTGCTGATGTTGCGAAATCTCGGCGCCCGCATCGCGCTTGATGATTTCGGCACCGGCTATTCCAGCCTCAGCCATGTTCACCAGTTGCCACTCGACAAGATCAAGATCGACCGCAAGTTCGTGGGCGACATGAGCAAGTCTCCCAAGGCCGCAAGCGTCGTGAAGACGGTGATCGACCTTTGCGACAACCTTGGCATGGTCTGCGTGGCCGAAGGCGTGGAGACCCAGGACCAGGCCGACCAGTTGGCCCGCAAGGGCTGCATCCTCGCGCAAGGCTTCCTGTACGGCCGCCCGGTTGCGGCCCGCGACGTGACCGAACTCCTCCAGCGCCCGGTCATGGCCGTGGAACTGCCCGTGCACGGCTGA
- the upp gene encoding uracil phosphoribosyltransferase — protein sequence MTAFKKPHNLTVVDHPLVLHKLTLMRDKHTPSAVFRQLLHEISHLLAYEVCRDLPITTQTIETPLAEMEAPILKGKKLVIVSVLRAGNGLLEGMLSLIPSARVGHIGLYRDPETLQPVEYYLKVPEDIAERRTIVVDPMLATGNSVSAAVKRLKEKGARDIRLVTLLSAPEGIMHFHEEHPDVPVFTAAVDSHLNSHGYIVPGLGDAGDRMFGTK from the coding sequence ATGACCGCCTTCAAGAAGCCGCACAATCTCACCGTCGTCGACCATCCGCTGGTGCTGCACAAGCTCACCCTCATGCGGGACAAACACACGCCCTCGGCTGTTTTCCGCCAGCTTCTCCACGAGATCAGCCATCTCCTCGCCTATGAAGTCTGCCGCGACCTTCCCATCACCACGCAGACCATCGAGACGCCACTCGCCGAAATGGAAGCGCCGATCCTCAAGGGAAAGAAGCTGGTGATTGTCTCGGTGCTACGCGCCGGCAACGGCCTGCTGGAGGGCATGCTCTCCCTCATTCCTTCGGCCCGTGTCGGCCACATCGGCCTGTACCGCGATCCGGAGACGCTGCAGCCCGTGGAATACTACCTCAAGGTTCCCGAGGACATTGCCGAGCGGCGCACCATCGTGGTTGACCCCATGCTGGCCACCGGCAACTCCGTCTCCGCCGCCGTGAAGCGGCTGAAGGAAAAGGGCGCCCGCGACATCCGCCTCGTCACCCTGCTTTCGGCACCGGAAGGCATCATGCACTTCCATGAGGAGCATCCGGACGTTCCGGTTTTCACCGCCGCGGTGGACAGCCACTTGAACAGCCACGGTTATATCGTCCCCGGCCTCGGCGATGCCGGCGACCGCATGTTCGGCACCAAGTAG
- a CDS encoding response regulator, producing MSAGATALSVDLPASSLARKADGAPRRVLYAEDQVSSRVVTKAMLEKMGFEVEAVDDGEVAVEKAREGLYDIILLDIEMPVMDGVTAARIIRGEIDSHRNTPILALSAFLADSTEQSDWRNAFDTAVPKPANSNELQRAMARAIASHTAGERPCAVTAVLEQKPAANIWDSIREIMPARSLTALVLSASDEMNHLALALSAAREAGEIEHLRHYRHALAGLARNFGITELDQMITATREAPRGLNMSAVFALIEEWRRSHLLH from the coding sequence ATGTCAGCTGGCGCAACCGCACTTTCCGTCGATCTTCCGGCTTCCAGCCTTGCGCGCAAGGCCGACGGTGCGCCGCGCCGCGTGCTCTACGCCGAAGACCAGGTTTCGTCGCGTGTCGTCACCAAGGCCATGCTGGAAAAGATGGGCTTTGAAGTGGAAGCCGTGGACGATGGCGAAGTGGCCGTCGAGAAGGCCCGCGAGGGCTTGTACGACATCATCCTGCTCGACATTGAAATGCCCGTGATGGATGGCGTTACTGCCGCCCGCATCATCCGCGGCGAGATCGACAGCCACCGCAACACACCCATTCTGGCGCTTTCGGCCTTCCTCGCCGATTCGACTGAACAGTCCGATTGGCGCAACGCCTTCGATACCGCCGTGCCGAAGCCCGCCAACAGCAACGAGCTGCAGCGAGCCATGGCCCGCGCCATTGCCAGTCACACGGCAGGCGAACGGCCTTGCGCCGTCACTGCCGTTCTGGAACAGAAACCTGCCGCCAATATCTGGGACTCGATCCGCGAGATCATGCCGGCCCGCAGCCTGACCGCCCTTGTGCTGTCGGCCAGCGACGAGATGAACCACCTCGCCCTGGCGCTGTCGGCGGCGCGTGAGGCGGGCGAGATCGAACACCTCCGCCATTACCGTCACGCCCTTGCCGGGCTTGCCCGCAATTTCGGCATCACCGAACTCGACCAGATGATCACAGCGACGCGGGAAGCGCCGCGCGGCCTCAACATGTCGGCGGTATTTGCCCTGATAGAAGAGTGGCGCCGCAGCCATCTCCTGCATTGA
- a CDS encoding cytochrome c encodes MTRTLLAAAAGMMITATAALAGPADDAIQGRQGCMKANGAAMGAMVPMIKGEKPYDAAAVGDALGKAEAACAGWANWWGENSQKGETAETWAKAEIWTDKAGFEAAGAAYGKAFGALKGTTDEASFKTAFGEFGGTCKGCHEKFRRPKE; translated from the coding sequence ATGACCAGAACCCTTCTTGCCGCGGCGGCAGGCATGATGATCACGGCAACGGCGGCACTCGCCGGACCTGCTGATGATGCCATTCAGGGCCGACAGGGCTGCATGAAGGCCAATGGCGCTGCGATGGGCGCCATGGTGCCGATGATCAAGGGCGAAAAGCCCTATGACGCGGCCGCCGTTGGCGATGCGTTGGGCAAGGCTGAAGCAGCCTGCGCTGGCTGGGCCAACTGGTGGGGCGAGAACAGCCAGAAGGGCGAAACCGCCGAAACCTGGGCCAAGGCCGAAATCTGGACTGACAAGGCCGGCTTCGAAGCGGCAGGCGCTGCCTATGGCAAGGCCTTTGGCGCGCTGAAGGGAACGACGGACGAAGCCAGCTTCAAGACCGCGTTCGGCGAATTCGGCGGCACCTGCAAGGGCTGCCACGAGAAGTTCCGCCGTCCGAAGGAATAA
- a CDS encoding c-type cytochrome has translation MISRLFSKRNLSVLALLAALGLASFWALSAPQPLTAAELPAHTGDVANGERLYNASGCHSCHLPGPDAVGVDAALPAGGAPLKTPVGTFYPPNLTPDPETGLGQWTDLEFVNAVQRGIGKSGGHLIPAFPYTSYAHMTREDVLDIRAYLASLPAVKNPAKPQDVAFQPIVRRGIGLWKRMGLDTAVTAPDPAQSETWNRGRYIVNGAGHCNECHTPRTVIMTSDFSRYLAGGPHPEGEGKVPSLRGLIERGRYKDANDIKLALQNGELLGYDKLSSGGMGKVQSNMAKLPDADVAAIAEYIASLK, from the coding sequence ATCATTTCCAGGCTTTTCTCAAAACGTAACCTCTCCGTCCTGGCGCTGCTTGCAGCGCTGGGACTCGCCAGCTTCTGGGCACTCTCTGCCCCGCAACCGCTGACGGCCGCCGAACTTCCGGCCCACACGGGCGACGTCGCCAACGGTGAGCGCCTCTACAATGCTTCCGGCTGTCACTCCTGCCATCTGCCGGGCCCCGATGCCGTGGGCGTCGATGCGGCCCTGCCTGCCGGTGGTGCGCCGCTCAAGACACCTGTGGGCACCTTCTATCCGCCCAATCTCACGCCCGATCCCGAGACGGGTCTTGGCCAGTGGACGGACCTCGAATTCGTCAATGCCGTCCAGCGCGGCATCGGAAAGTCCGGAGGCCATCTCATTCCGGCCTTTCCCTACACATCCTATGCACACATGACGCGTGAGGACGTGCTCGACATCCGCGCCTATCTCGCATCGCTGCCGGCCGTGAAGAATCCCGCCAAGCCACAGGACGTGGCGTTCCAGCCCATCGTTCGGCGCGGCATTGGCCTGTGGAAGCGCATGGGCCTGGACACGGCGGTGACGGCCCCGGACCCGGCGCAATCCGAGACCTGGAATCGCGGACGCTACATCGTCAACGGCGCAGGCCATTGCAACGAGTGCCACACGCCGCGCACCGTGATCATGACCAGTGATTTCTCACGCTATCTCGCCGGTGGTCCGCATCCCGAAGGCGAGGGCAAGGTGCCGAGCCTGCGTGGTCTCATCGAACGTGGCCGCTACAAGGATGCGAACGACATCAAGCTGGCGCTGCAGAACGGTGAACTGCTCGGCTACGACAAGCTCTCATCCGGCGGCATGGGCAAGGTCCAGAGCAACATGGCGAAACTCCCTGACGCCGACGTCGCTGCGATTGCGGAATACATCGCCAGCCTCAAATAA
- the mutT gene encoding 8-oxo-dGTP diphosphatase MutT: protein MRLLLVAAVALVDADGRVLISQRPEGKTLAGLWEFPGGKIETGERPEAALIRELKEELAIDVAESCLAPLTFASHAYADFHLLMPLYVCRRWKGQVAAQEGQTLKWVWPKAMREYPMPPADIPLIPHLEELL from the coding sequence ATGCGGCTGCTCCTCGTCGCCGCCGTAGCGCTTGTCGATGCCGACGGGCGCGTGCTCATCTCGCAGCGTCCCGAAGGCAAGACGCTTGCAGGCTTGTGGGAATTTCCCGGCGGCAAGATTGAAACGGGTGAACGGCCTGAGGCGGCACTCATTCGCGAGTTGAAGGAAGAACTTGCAATCGACGTGGCGGAGTCCTGCCTCGCACCCCTCACCTTCGCCAGCCACGCCTATGCGGATTTCCACCTGCTGATGCCGCTCTACGTCTGCCGCCGCTGGAAGGGGCAGGTTGCGGCGCAGGAAGGGCAGACACTGAAATGGGTGTGGCCGAAGGCAATGCGCGAATACCCGATGCCGCCCGCCGATATTCCGCTCATTCCACATCTGGAAGAATTGCTGTGA
- the argJ gene encoding bifunctional glutamate N-acetyltransferase/amino-acid acetyltransferase ArgJ, with protein MAHVVSPLAPAETPRLPSISGVKLAAAATGIRYKGRPDVLLALMAEGTTAAGCLTRSKSSSAPVDWCKAALKLGKARALLVNAGNANAFTGKAGTATVKAVASAAAKAFKSKPETIYQASTGVIGEPLDPSFIVNAIGGLASAAVEDGWNDAARAIMTTDTFAKVSTRTVKLDGKPVTINGIAKGSGMIAPDMATMLSFIFTDAAIPAKVLQALLSASVAKTFNCVTVDGDTSTSDTVLLFATGAAGPVKGLKTASDARLKGFAKALHEVCHDLALQVAKDGEGAEKLIDITVTGAESDTAAHRIAMSIANSPLVKTAIAGEDANWGRIVMAIGKAGEKAIRDKIRIRIGGVQVAVKGMRDAAYKEAEIMPHMKGRDIKIAADVGVGKGKAQVWTCDLTHRYIDINGSYRS; from the coding sequence ATGGCGCATGTCGTTTCACCCCTGGCGCCGGCGGAAACTCCGCGCCTTCCCTCCATTTCCGGCGTGAAGCTGGCGGCGGCTGCCACGGGCATTCGCTACAAGGGCCGGCCCGATGTGCTGCTGGCGCTCATGGCCGAGGGCACCACGGCGGCGGGTTGCCTGACGCGCTCCAAGTCCAGTTCGGCACCGGTGGACTGGTGCAAGGCCGCCCTCAAGCTCGGCAAGGCGCGCGCCCTTCTGGTCAATGCGGGCAATGCCAATGCGTTTACCGGCAAGGCGGGAACGGCTACCGTGAAGGCCGTGGCCTCCGCCGCGGCGAAAGCCTTCAAGTCAAAGCCTGAGACCATCTACCAAGCCTCGACCGGCGTGATCGGCGAGCCGCTTGATCCCTCCTTCATCGTCAATGCCATCGGCGGGCTGGCCTCGGCCGCCGTCGAAGACGGCTGGAATGATGCCGCGCGCGCCATCATGACCACGGACACCTTCGCCAAGGTTTCGACGCGCACGGTGAAACTCGACGGCAAGCCCGTCACCATCAACGGCATTGCCAAGGGCTCGGGCATGATCGCGCCGGACATGGCGACGATGCTGAGCTTCATCTTCACCGATGCCGCCATTCCCGCCAAGGTGTTGCAGGCCCTCCTCTCCGCCAGCGTGGCCAAGACCTTCAACTGCGTGACGGTGGATGGAGATACCTCGACTTCAGACACGGTGCTGCTGTTCGCCACGGGTGCTGCCGGACCGGTCAAGGGACTGAAGACGGCATCTGATGCCCGGCTCAAGGGCTTCGCCAAGGCGTTGCATGAGGTGTGCCATGACCTTGCGCTTCAGGTCGCCAAGGATGGCGAAGGGGCGGAGAAGCTGATCGATATCACTGTGACGGGTGCGGAGAGCGACACGGCCGCGCACCGCATTGCCATGAGTATCGCCAATTCGCCGCTGGTGAAAACAGCGATTGCCGGCGAAGACGCCAACTGGGGCCGCATCGTCATGGCGATCGGCAAGGCTGGCGAGAAGGCCATCCGCGACAAGATCCGCATCCGCATCGGCGGCGTGCAGGTGGCGGTAAAGGGCATGCGCGATGCTGCCTACAAGGAAGCGGAGATCATGCCGCACATGAAGGGCCGCGACATCAAGATCGCGGCGGACGTTGGCGTCGGCAAGGGCAAGGCGCAGGTGTGGACCTGCGACCTGACGCACCGCTACATCGACATCAACGGCTCCTACCGCAGCTGA
- a CDS encoding peptidylprolyl isomerase — translation MLRNRFSITSALAGAALVLLSTLPARAQDEAVALQGEDKVVATVNGYEIKASEVRMAFDDVIGQLPNLPKKLRYPFVVQFLVERHLLAQLANKDGLAETDDYKRRLAAYQAKALRDSYLAQKIAPQVTEEQVRKVYDEEAKKVTETERVRARHILVASEKEANSIVEKLKAGEKFEDLAKQYSLDGSKDYGGDLGYFTAPEMVPEFSKAAFALKKGELSKPVKTDFGWHVIKLEDRKMGAAQPYDQVKGAIRNALVRQKVQETLTSLHDVAKVEILDEDLKKVAAEAEAQRRALQEKAKKANVGTTGGDTPPAADGGDGGDTTGKGDLLIPEDSTGN, via the coding sequence ATGTTGCGCAATCGCTTCTCGATCACTTCCGCCCTCGCCGGCGCTGCCCTTGTGCTTTTGAGCACACTTCCCGCCCGCGCCCAGGACGAGGCGGTTGCCTTGCAAGGTGAAGACAAGGTGGTGGCCACGGTCAACGGCTACGAAATCAAGGCCTCCGAAGTGCGCATGGCCTTCGACGACGTGATCGGCCAGCTGCCCAACCTGCCGAAGAAGCTGCGCTACCCCTTCGTGGTGCAGTTCCTGGTGGAACGCCACCTCCTCGCCCAGCTCGCCAACAAGGACGGGCTTGCCGAAACGGATGATTACAAGCGCCGCCTCGCCGCCTACCAGGCCAAGGCCCTGCGCGACAGCTACCTCGCCCAGAAGATCGCTCCGCAGGTGACGGAAGAGCAGGTCCGCAAGGTCTATGACGAAGAGGCCAAGAAGGTCACGGAAACCGAGCGCGTGCGCGCCCGCCACATCCTTGTCGCCAGCGAGAAGGAAGCCAACAGCATCGTCGAGAAACTGAAGGCCGGCGAGAAGTTCGAAGACCTGGCGAAGCAGTACAGCCTCGACGGATCGAAGGATTACGGTGGTGACCTCGGCTACTTCACCGCGCCGGAAATGGTGCCGGAGTTCTCCAAGGCCGCCTTCGCCCTGAAGAAGGGTGAACTTTCCAAGCCCGTGAAGACGGACTTCGGCTGGCACGTGATCAAGCTCGAAGACCGCAAGATGGGTGCAGCCCAGCCTTACGACCAGGTGAAGGGCGCCATCCGCAATGCCCTCGTGCGCCAGAAGGTGCAGGAGACGCTGACGAGCCTCCACGACGTCGCCAAGGTTGAGATCCTCGACGAGGACCTGAAGAAGGTGGCGGCGGAAGCGGAAGCCCAGCGCCGCGCCCTTCAGGAGAAGGCCAAGAAGGCCAATGTCGGCACCACAGGTGGTGACACGCCACCGGCTGCAGATGGTGGCGATGGCGGTGACACGACCGGCAAGGGCGACCTTCTCATCCCCGAAGATTCCACGGGCAACTGA
- the secA gene encoding preprotein translocase subunit SecA, with product MFGLKKLAQAVFGTTNDRKVQAYAKRVPAINAMEAEFAQLSDAELKGLTGKFRAELAGGKSLDDLMTPAFAAVREASKRTLGLRHFDVQMIGGMVLHEGKIAEMKTGEGKTLVATLPVYLNALAGKGVHVVTVNDYLAKRDSAWMGQVYAALGLTTGVIVHGLDDRERHAAYACDVTYGTNNELGFDYLRDNMKYHLEEMVQRGHSYAIVDEVDSILVDEARTPLIISGPVDDKSDLYNALDRFIPELTAEDYELDEKQRSISLTEAGNEHLERILSAAGMLKGENLYDAANVTIVHHMQQALRAHKLFQKDKDYIVKDGQVIIIDEFTGRMMQGRRYSEGLHQALEAKEHVAVQPENVTLASITFQNYFRLYGKLSGMTGTAATEAEEFMDIYNLDVVEIPTNVDVARLDEDDEVYRTAKEKYEAIAATIREARERGQPVLVGTTSIEKSEVLSGLLKAQGFDHNVLNARYHEQEASIIAQAGAPGAVTIATNMAGRGTDIKLGGNLDMRIATELEGIQPGAQRDAAIARIKDEIEVNKQKVIAAGGLFVIGTERHESRRIDNQLRGRSGRQGDPGRSRFYLSLEDDLMRIFGSDRLDGMLTKLGLKDGEAIIHPWINKALEKAQQKVEARNFDIRKNILKYDNVMNDQRKVIFEQRIGLMRGEEIAETIDDMRQDVVNEAIARHIPENAYAEQWDAPGLREDLRQHVAIDFPVEDWVKEEGIADEEIKERVLTAANDYYGQKREKYGKSIMDQVEKAVLLQTLDRLWRDHIVTVDYLRQVIHLRGYGQRDPLNEYKTEAFNLFSALLSQLKQMVTGQMMRIEVQTRAAGEDDMLPDEDELPDMAAHHMDLTSGEDDVGEGAGLALASPPPRNAERKRDPKKPETWGDVARNDPCPCGSGKRYKHCHGAFV from the coding sequence ATGTTCGGACTGAAAAAGCTGGCACAGGCCGTGTTTGGCACGACCAACGACCGGAAGGTCCAGGCCTATGCAAAGCGGGTTCCCGCCATCAACGCCATGGAAGCGGAGTTTGCCCAGCTTTCGGATGCGGAACTGAAAGGCCTGACCGGGAAATTCCGTGCCGAACTCGCTGGCGGCAAGTCCCTCGACGACCTCATGACCCCCGCCTTCGCCGCCGTCCGCGAAGCCTCCAAGCGCACCCTCGGGCTCCGCCATTTCGACGTCCAGATGATCGGCGGCATGGTGCTGCATGAAGGCAAGATCGCCGAAATGAAGACGGGCGAAGGCAAGACGCTTGTCGCCACGCTCCCGGTCTATCTGAATGCGCTCGCGGGCAAGGGTGTCCATGTCGTCACCGTGAACGATTACCTCGCCAAGCGCGACTCCGCCTGGATGGGCCAGGTCTATGCCGCTCTCGGACTGACCACGGGCGTGATCGTGCACGGACTGGACGACCGCGAACGTCACGCCGCCTATGCCTGCGACGTCACTTACGGTACCAACAACGAACTGGGCTTCGACTATCTCCGCGACAACATGAAGTACCATCTCGAAGAGATGGTCCAGCGCGGCCATTCCTATGCCATCGTCGACGAAGTGGACTCGATCCTCGTCGATGAAGCGCGCACGCCGCTCATCATTTCCGGACCCGTCGACGACAAGTCCGACCTGTACAACGCCCTCGACCGCTTCATTCCGGAATTGACGGCGGAAGATTACGAGCTGGACGAAAAGCAGCGCTCCATCTCGCTGACCGAAGCAGGCAACGAACACCTTGAGCGCATTCTGTCCGCCGCCGGCATGCTGAAGGGGGAGAACCTCTACGACGCTGCCAACGTGACGATCGTCCATCACATGCAGCAGGCGCTCCGCGCCCACAAGCTGTTCCAGAAGGACAAGGACTACATCGTCAAGGATGGTCAGGTCATCATCATCGACGAATTCACCGGCCGCATGATGCAGGGCCGCCGCTATTCGGAAGGCTTGCACCAGGCGCTGGAAGCCAAGGAACACGTGGCCGTGCAGCCGGAAAACGTGACGCTCGCCTCGATCACCTTCCAGAACTACTTCCGCCTCTATGGCAAGCTCTCGGGCATGACCGGCACGGCCGCGACGGAAGCCGAAGAATTCATGGACATCTACAATCTCGATGTGGTGGAAATTCCCACCAACGTCGACGTGGCGCGTCTCGACGAAGACGATGAGGTCTATCGCACCGCCAAGGAAAAATACGAGGCCATCGCCGCCACCATTCGGGAGGCACGCGAACGCGGCCAGCCCGTGCTGGTGGGCACAACCTCTATCGAGAAGTCGGAAGTGCTCTCCGGCCTCCTGAAGGCGCAAGGCTTCGACCACAACGTGCTGAACGCCCGTTACCACGAGCAGGAAGCCAGCATCATTGCCCAGGCCGGCGCCCCGGGGGCCGTCACCATCGCCACCAACATGGCGGGCCGCGGCACCGACATCAAGCTGGGCGGCAACCTCGACATGCGGATTGCCACCGAACTTGAGGGAATTCAGCCGGGTGCGCAGCGCGATGCCGCCATCGCCCGCATCAAGGACGAGATCGAAGTCAACAAGCAGAAGGTCATCGCCGCCGGTGGCCTCTTCGTCATCGGCACCGAGCGCCATGAAAGCCGCCGCATCGACAACCAGCTGCGTGGCCGTTCCGGCCGCCAGGGCGACCCCGGCCGTTCGCGCTTCTACCTGTCGCTGGAAGATGACCTGATGCGCATCTTCGGCTCCGACCGTCTCGACGGCATGCTGACCAAGCTCGGCCTCAAGGATGGTGAGGCCATCATCCATCCGTGGATCAACAAGGCCCTGGAGAAGGCCCAGCAGAAGGTCGAAGCCCGCAACTTCGACATTCGCAAGAACATCCTCAAATACGACAACGTGATGAACGACCAGCGCAAGGTCATCTTCGAGCAGCGCATCGGCCTGATGCGCGGCGAGGAGATCGCCGAGACGATCGACGACATGCGCCAGGACGTCGTGAACGAAGCCATCGCCCGCCACATCCCCGAGAACGCCTACGCCGAGCAGTGGGATGCGCCGGGCCTGCGCGAAGACTTGCGCCAGCACGTCGCCATCGACTTCCCCGTCGAGGACTGGGTGAAGGAAGAAGGCATCGCCGACGAGGAAATCAAGGAACGCGTGCTGACCGCTGCCAACGACTACTACGGCCAGAAGCGCGAGAAGTACGGCAAGTCCATCATGGACCAGGTGGAAAAGGCGGTTCTGCTGCAGACGCTTGATCGTCTGTGGCGCGACCACATCGTCACCGTCGATTACCTGCGCCAGGTCATCCACCTGCGCGGCTATGGCCAGCGTGACCCGCTGAACGAATACAAGACCGAAGCTTTCAACCTGTTTTCGGCCTTGCTCTCGCAGCTGAAGCAGATGGTGACGGGCCAGATGATGCGGATCGAGGTGCAGACCCGTGCCGCCGGTGAAGATGACATGCTGCCGGACGAGGACGAACTGCCCGACATGGCCGCCCATCACATGGACCTCACCTCTGGCGAGGACGACGTGGGCGAGGGCGCAGGCCTGGCGCTGGCCTCGCCACCGCCCCGCAACGCCGAACGCAAGCGCGACCCCAAGAAACCCGAAACCTGGGGCGACGTCGCCCGCAACGACCCATGCCCCTGCGGCTCCGGCAAACGCTACAAGCACTGCCACGGCGCGTTTGTTTAG
- a CDS encoding phosphatase PAP2 family protein: MSSQTLVLPPSRPWAVLEAVLHGFRRHALLYGFAAIVMVAALGEAWVLDLPFDFQMVKLFTGPVLLILGVMILLGLVGEIIRHARSGNTGSVTLALWHKLRDDYLAPMRVSNAVHAFLFMSAYMVGYTFIKKAIPAAHPFSWDGSFAQWDQAVHFGAQPYTWLAFLNVPLVTFILNVNYNIWFFVMFTLWFWQGFSGQDSRLRLHFLLGFTLTWFLGTCVLGTVFSSVGPCFYGRLLPGADPYTLAMAWLATANQTYPIWSLNVMNELWKTYETGTGLVNGISAMPSMHVGTSVLFAVLGFASGKRWLGLMLSAFAAMIFLGSVHLAWHYAIDGYAGALIAIAGWKLAGRLIDWARPELRAG; the protein is encoded by the coding sequence ATGTCCAGCCAGACCCTCGTCCTGCCGCCCTCCCGGCCTTGGGCCGTGCTCGAAGCCGTGCTGCACGGCTTCCGCCGCCACGCCCTGCTCTATGGCTTCGCCGCGATCGTCATGGTGGCGGCCCTCGGCGAGGCGTGGGTGCTCGATCTTCCGTTTGATTTCCAGATGGTGAAGCTGTTCACGGGTCCGGTGCTGCTGATCCTGGGCGTCATGATCCTGCTTGGACTGGTGGGCGAAATCATCCGCCATGCCCGCAGCGGCAACACGGGCAGCGTGACACTGGCCCTGTGGCACAAGCTCCGTGACGACTATCTGGCGCCGATGCGCGTGAGCAACGCGGTGCACGCCTTCCTGTTCATGAGCGCCTACATGGTGGGCTACACCTTCATCAAGAAGGCCATTCCCGCCGCACACCCGTTTTCCTGGGACGGATCCTTCGCGCAGTGGGATCAGGCTGTTCACTTCGGCGCGCAGCCTTACACATGGCTGGCGTTCCTCAACGTACCGCTTGTCACCTTCATCCTGAACGTGAACTACAACATCTGGTTCTTCGTCATGTTCACGCTGTGGTTCTGGCAGGGCTTCAGCGGACAGGACTCGCGGCTTCGCCTGCATTTCCTGCTCGGCTTCACATTGACGTGGTTTCTGGGCACCTGCGTTCTGGGAACGGTCTTCTCGTCCGTCGGCCCCTGCTTCTATGGCCGGCTCCTGCCCGGTGCAGATCCTTACACACTGGCGATGGCCTGGCTTGCGACCGCCAACCAGACCTATCCCATCTGGTCACTCAATGTGATGAACGAGTTGTGGAAGACCTATGAGACGGGCACCGGACTGGTGAACGGTATCTCCGCCATGCCATCGATGCACGTGGGCACGTCGGTGCTCTTTGCGGTGCTCGGCTTTGCCTCGGGCAAGCGCTGGCTCGGCCTCATGCTCTCCGCCTTTGCGGCGATGATCTTCCTGGGCTCGGTGCACCTCGCCTGGCATTACGCCATCGACGGTTACGCCGGAGCGCTGATCGCCATCGCCGGCTGGAAACTGGCAGGCCGCCTCATCGATTGGGCAAGGCCGGAGCTTCGCGCCGGCTGA